One Actinospica robiniae DSM 44927 genomic region harbors:
- a CDS encoding cell division protein SepF: MPGFIKKTAVYLGLSEGDDPYAYEEEYEGEEEGEPRPLGASQHRDEDEREEEYVPRFAQQAPRYAEAPVRSAEPAEQEVRPLFLAAPRRPSVPAGRVGGVPEPVRPTPVAVLAEPYERQGGGSGGGGGEPYRITTLHPQRYDDARTIGEHFRDGTPVIMNLSEMGDTDAKRLVDFAAGLVFGLRGSIERVTQKVFLLSPANVDVTAEDKARIAEGGFFNQS, encoded by the coding sequence ATGCCGGGGTTCATCAAGAAGACGGCCGTCTACCTCGGCTTGTCCGAGGGCGACGATCCGTACGCTTACGAAGAGGAGTACGAGGGCGAGGAGGAGGGCGAGCCGCGCCCGCTCGGCGCGTCGCAGCACCGTGACGAGGACGAGCGCGAGGAGGAGTACGTCCCGCGCTTCGCCCAGCAGGCGCCGCGCTACGCCGAGGCCCCGGTGCGTTCGGCCGAGCCGGCCGAGCAGGAGGTGCGCCCGCTCTTCCTGGCCGCGCCGCGCCGCCCGAGTGTCCCGGCCGGCCGGGTCGGCGGCGTCCCCGAGCCGGTCCGGCCGACGCCGGTCGCGGTGCTGGCGGAGCCGTACGAGCGGCAGGGCGGCGGCAGCGGCGGGGGCGGCGGCGAGCCCTACCGCATCACGACCCTGCATCCGCAGCGGTACGACGACGCGCGCACGATCGGCGAGCACTTCCGGGACGGCACCCCGGTGATCATGAACCTGAGCGAGATGGGCGACACGGACGCGAAGCGCCTGGTCGACTTCGCCGCGGGCTTGGTCTTCGGCCTGCGGGGAAGCATCGAGAGAGTGACGCAGAAGGTGTTCCTGCTCTCACCTGCTAACGTCGATGTCACGGCCGAGGACAAGGCCCGCATCGCCGAGGGCGGGTTCTTCAACCAGAGCTGA
- a CDS encoding YggT family protein, translating into MGHVVIEIVIVALWVYWILFMFRLVMSWVFQFARSYDPHGVMLVAVESAYTATDPPLKFLRRYIPPLRIGGMALDLAFFLLLIILYLAIQFVGSI; encoded by the coding sequence ATGGGACATGTGGTCATCGAGATCGTGATTGTGGCCCTGTGGGTGTACTGGATCCTGTTCATGTTCCGGCTGGTCATGTCGTGGGTTTTCCAATTCGCCCGCTCCTACGACCCGCACGGTGTCATGCTGGTTGCCGTGGAGTCCGCCTACACCGCCACCGATCCCCCGCTGAAGTTCCTGCGGCGGTACATCCCGCCGCTGCGCATCGGCGGAATGGCGCTCGACCTGGCGTTCTTTCTGTTACTGATCATCTTGTACCTGGCGATCCAGTTCGTCGGGAGCATCTGA
- a CDS encoding DivIVA domain-containing protein produces MPLTPEDVHNKQFTTVRLREGYDEEEVDAFLDEVEAELTRLLRENEELRAKLAAATRAAAQAQQQAQQASMDRGPGPMDRPPLDRAPVPMDRMPQRREPQPIPPQLPAPMPMAMAVPQQPQFQPGGDSAARVLALAQQTADQAIAEARNEANKIVGEARTRADGLEREARGKAEALERDAQEKHRVAMGTLEQARASLERKVEDLRAFEREYRQRLKSYLESQMRQLESNSSDDSALARSSASNFGGGVPQLGPGPSAPAPQAPLPPQPMPGMAGMGNMGNMGAPAFGGGMGASGSGMVPGLGQSGPQGGYASAVPAPPMPAPAMAGSSMSQMTQTMAPIRPGVPPQPNPGIPQAPSPMRGFLIDEDPES; encoded by the coding sequence ATGCCGTTGACCCCCGAGGATGTTCACAACAAGCAGTTCACGACCGTCCGCCTACGCGAGGGTTACGACGAGGAAGAAGTCGATGCCTTCCTCGACGAGGTGGAGGCGGAACTGACCCGCCTGCTGCGCGAGAACGAGGAGCTGCGGGCCAAGCTGGCCGCCGCGACCCGGGCCGCCGCCCAGGCGCAGCAGCAGGCCCAGCAGGCGAGCATGGACCGCGGCCCCGGGCCGATGGACCGCCCGCCGCTGGACCGCGCGCCGGTGCCGATGGACCGCATGCCGCAGCGGCGCGAGCCGCAGCCCATACCTCCGCAGCTGCCGGCCCCGATGCCGATGGCGATGGCGGTCCCGCAGCAGCCGCAGTTCCAGCCCGGCGGCGACTCGGCCGCGCGCGTGCTGGCGCTGGCCCAGCAGACCGCGGACCAGGCGATCGCGGAGGCCCGCAACGAGGCCAACAAGATCGTCGGCGAGGCGCGCACCCGGGCCGACGGCCTCGAGCGCGAGGCCCGCGGCAAGGCCGAGGCGCTGGAGCGTGACGCGCAGGAGAAGCACCGCGTGGCGATGGGCACGCTGGAGCAGGCCCGCGCCTCGCTCGAGCGCAAGGTCGAGGACCTGCGCGCGTTCGAGCGCGAGTACCGGCAGCGGCTCAAGTCGTACCTGGAGAGCCAGATGCGCCAGCTGGAGTCCAACTCCAGCGACGACTCCGCGCTGGCCCGCTCCTCGGCGTCGAACTTCGGCGGCGGCGTCCCGCAGCTCGGCCCCGGCCCGTCCGCTCCGGCCCCGCAGGCTCCGCTGCCCCCGCAGCCGATGCCCGGCATGGCCGGTATGGGCAACATGGGCAACATGGGCGCACCCGCGTTCGGCGGCGGCATGGGCGCGAGCGGTTCGGGCATGGTCCCGGGCCTCGGCCAGTCCGGCCCGCAGGGCGGCTACGCCTCCGCGGTCCCGGCCCCGCCGATGCCCGCGCCCGCCATGGCCGGCTCCTCGATGAGCCAGATGACCCAGACCATGGCCCCGATCCGGCCCGGCGTCCCGCCGCAGCCGAACCCGGGCATCCCGCAGGCGCCGTCTCCGATGCGCGGTTTCCTGATCGACGAGGACCCCGAGTCCTGA
- a CDS encoding serine/threonine-protein kinase — MEQSSPALGWRAALAAASAGYAPAPPRPPASSDPGVVGPYRIEAVLGQGGMGRVFLARDTRDERAGPAAVKVLARTEDATAWSRFRRELQAARRVHGHGTARVLDGDAEADPPWLAAEYIAGPTLERLVAERGPLEPAAAAALAVGVAGALGEIHAADVVHRDLKPANIVLAADGPRVVDFGIARTADATTLSLAGWAMGTPGFMSPEQITDPRAVGPEADVFALGSVLVFATTGSSPYRGGDPAAVVYRIVHGEPRLSGVPASLRPLVEACLARDPAARPRAEAVAAAALRIVDFELERQAALAAEPVEMLAGTAPPLILPLPPASDPDDLTLGTRTTADRVAAGGRRRPRARLLALLAVLAVGALGASGWFAAQALAHPWPSTGASSQARSPASTRAASTGFAGGTVTLGPGCAASTRGVFSVTSPTLEEDVGGGDPACGRAADAFRKSGAATDPTPPTSQAVWHFRFHRAVRCTLSVYIANTDPSSGQAVYEVTAHGRTTTFTIEQTTFKGGFTTPGALNGLIAPDGDIVLVLTDLSAHQGDTNHVTASSVAAACQPN, encoded by the coding sequence GTGGAGCAGTCCTCGCCCGCCTTGGGATGGCGGGCCGCGCTCGCCGCGGCGAGCGCCGGATACGCGCCCGCGCCGCCACGCCCGCCGGCGTCCTCGGACCCGGGGGTGGTGGGCCCCTACCGGATCGAGGCGGTGCTGGGGCAGGGCGGCATGGGCAGGGTGTTCCTGGCCAGGGACACACGGGATGAACGGGCTGGGCCGGCGGCGGTGAAGGTCCTGGCCCGGACCGAGGACGCGACAGCGTGGTCGCGGTTTCGACGGGAGTTGCAGGCGGCGCGCCGGGTGCACGGGCACGGGACGGCGCGCGTCCTCGACGGGGATGCCGAGGCGGATCCGCCCTGGTTGGCGGCCGAGTACATCGCCGGACCGACGCTGGAGCGGCTGGTGGCCGAACGCGGTCCGCTGGAGCCGGCGGCGGCCGCGGCCCTCGCGGTGGGCGTGGCCGGCGCGCTCGGTGAGATCCACGCGGCGGACGTGGTGCACCGCGACTTGAAGCCCGCCAACATCGTCCTGGCCGCCGACGGACCGCGGGTGGTGGACTTCGGCATCGCGCGCACGGCAGACGCGACCACCCTCAGCCTGGCCGGATGGGCCATGGGCACGCCCGGCTTCATGTCTCCCGAGCAGATCACCGACCCGCGCGCGGTCGGACCCGAGGCGGACGTCTTCGCGCTCGGCTCGGTGCTGGTCTTCGCCACGACGGGGTCGTCGCCGTACCGCGGGGGAGATCCGGCCGCCGTGGTCTACCGGATCGTGCACGGCGAGCCGCGTCTTTCCGGCGTCCCGGCTTCCCTGCGTCCGCTGGTCGAGGCCTGCCTGGCCCGGGATCCGGCGGCGAGGCCGCGGGCGGAGGCGGTGGCCGCGGCGGCCCTGCGCATCGTGGACTTCGAGCTGGAACGGCAGGCCGCGCTCGCCGCCGAGCCGGTCGAGATGCTGGCCGGCACCGCGCCGCCGCTGATCCTGCCGCTTCCGCCTGCCTCTGATCCGGACGATCTGACCCTCGGCACGCGCACCACCGCAGACCGTGTCGCGGCCGGCGGCCGGCGTCGCCCCCGCGCCCGCCTACTCGCGCTGCTCGCCGTGCTCGCGGTCGGAGCGCTCGGCGCGTCGGGCTGGTTCGCGGCTCAAGCTCTCGCGCACCCCTGGCCGAGTACGGGAGCGAGCAGCCAGGCACGGAGCCCAGCGAGCACTCGCGCCGCCTCGACGGGGTTCGCAGGAGGCACGGTGACGCTCGGACCGGGCTGTGCCGCCTCGACTCGGGGTGTGTTTTCCGTCACATCGCCGACGCTGGAGGAGGACGTCGGCGGGGGAGATCCGGCCTGCGGCCGGGCGGCCGACGCCTTCCGCAAGTCCGGCGCCGCCACAGATCCGACGCCGCCGACCTCGCAGGCGGTCTGGCACTTCCGCTTCCACCGCGCGGTGCGCTGCACGCTCTCCGTCTACATCGCGAACACCGACCCGTCGTCGGGCCAAGCCGTCTACGAAGTCACCGCGCACGGGCGCACCACCACGTTCACGATCGAGCAGACCACGTTCAAGGGCGGCTTCACCACGCCCGGCGCCCTCAACGGGCTGATCGCCCCCGACGGCGACATCGTGCTCGTACTCACCGACCTGAGCGCGCATCAGGGTGACACCAACCACGTCACCGCATCGTCTGTCGCCGCTGCCTGCCAACCGAACTGA
- the ileS gene encoding isoleucine--tRNA ligase, translating into MYRPVPAQVDLVALEHEVLDLWRRESVFRKSLEATAGGPRWTFYEGPPTANGMPGTHHVEARVFKDVFPRFKTMKGYRVERQAGWDCHGLPVELAVETELGFTGKQDIEAYGVAEFNARCRASVERHVGEFEKLTERMGYWVDLSEAYRTMDPSYIESVWWSLKQIFDKGLLVQDHRVAPYCPRCGTGLSDHELAQGYETVVDPSVYVRMPLTSGPLAGRAALLVWTTTPWTLVSNTAVAVHPEVTYVAATDGTETLVVAEPLLEKALGEGWTATGESFTGKEMEYWSYQRPFDFLEFPSEAHFVVLGDYVTTEDGTGLVHQSPAFGEEDLKVCRGYGLPVVNPVRADGTFEESVPLVGGVFFKKADEALTADLRDRGVLFRHLEYEHSYPHCWRCHTALLYYAQPSWYIRTTAVKDALLRENEATNWYPENVKYGRFGDWLNNNIDWALSRNRYWGTPLPIWRCAEGHVTCVGSLAELGALAGRDLAGLDPHRPFIDEVSFACPAGDGTCGAHAQRVPEVIDCWYDAGSMPFAQLGYPHLPGSEQELAEAYPADFICEAIDQTRGWFYTLMAIGTLVFDQSSYKNVLCLGHIMAEDGRKMSKHLGNILEPIPLMDRHGADPLRWFMLAGGSPWSARRVGDGTIQEVVRKTLLTYWNTVAFHVLYARTGGWTPSAADPAPAERPVLDRWVLSELNRLVRDVDAALENFDTQQTGKLLAAYVDDLSNWYVRRSRRRFWDADPAALATLHTVLETVTRLMAPLVPFITERVWQDVVRPVTPDAPESVHLSSWPEADEAAIDDELGVQMALVRRLVELGRATRAESGVKTRQPLGRALVGANGWAGLSAELRAQVAEELNVEGTEALSAAAGDLLQYSAKGNFRALGKRFGKRTPLVADAIAAADAADLAARLRAEGRAALAVEGEQVEVEAEEVIVTETPKEGWAVATAGGETVALDLTITPELRLAGLARDAVRLIQEARKTSGLDVSDRIRLVWHAADETAEALTVHEAAIAQEVLAVEFTRGEAPVQAAFADADLGLSFSVAKA; encoded by the coding sequence ATGTACCGACCCGTACCCGCCCAGGTGGACCTGGTCGCCCTCGAGCACGAGGTGCTCGACCTGTGGCGCCGTGAGTCCGTGTTCCGCAAGAGCCTGGAGGCCACCGCAGGCGGCCCGCGCTGGACCTTCTACGAGGGCCCGCCCACCGCCAACGGCATGCCGGGCACGCACCACGTCGAGGCGCGCGTCTTCAAGGACGTCTTCCCGCGGTTCAAGACCATGAAGGGCTACCGCGTCGAGCGACAGGCCGGCTGGGACTGCCACGGCCTGCCGGTCGAGCTCGCGGTGGAGACCGAGCTCGGCTTCACCGGCAAGCAGGACATCGAGGCGTACGGCGTGGCGGAGTTCAACGCCAGGTGCCGTGCCTCGGTCGAGCGGCACGTGGGCGAGTTCGAGAAGCTCACCGAACGCATGGGCTACTGGGTGGACCTGTCCGAGGCGTATCGGACGATGGACCCGTCCTACATCGAATCGGTGTGGTGGTCACTCAAGCAGATCTTCGACAAGGGCCTGCTGGTGCAGGACCACCGCGTCGCGCCGTACTGCCCGCGCTGCGGCACCGGCCTGTCCGACCACGAGCTGGCTCAGGGCTATGAGACGGTCGTGGATCCCTCGGTGTACGTGCGGATGCCGCTGACCTCCGGTCCGCTGGCCGGGCGCGCGGCGCTGCTGGTGTGGACGACCACACCGTGGACGCTCGTGTCGAACACGGCCGTCGCGGTGCACCCCGAGGTGACCTACGTCGCGGCGACCGACGGCACCGAGACCCTGGTCGTGGCCGAGCCGCTGCTGGAGAAGGCGCTGGGCGAGGGCTGGACGGCGACCGGGGAGTCGTTCACCGGCAAGGAGATGGAGTACTGGAGCTACCAGCGTCCGTTCGACTTCCTTGAGTTCCCTTCGGAGGCGCACTTCGTCGTACTCGGCGACTACGTCACCACCGAGGACGGCACCGGCCTGGTGCACCAGTCCCCTGCCTTCGGCGAGGAAGACCTCAAGGTCTGCCGCGGCTACGGCCTGCCGGTGGTCAACCCGGTACGCGCCGACGGCACCTTCGAGGAGTCGGTGCCGCTGGTCGGCGGGGTGTTCTTCAAGAAGGCGGACGAGGCCCTGACGGCTGATCTGCGCGATCGCGGCGTGCTCTTCCGGCACCTCGAGTACGAGCACTCCTACCCGCACTGCTGGCGCTGCCACACCGCCCTGCTCTACTACGCGCAGCCGTCCTGGTACATCCGCACCACCGCGGTCAAGGACGCGCTGCTGCGCGAGAACGAGGCCACCAACTGGTACCCGGAGAACGTCAAGTACGGCCGCTTCGGTGACTGGCTGAACAACAACATCGACTGGGCCCTGTCCCGCAACCGGTACTGGGGCACCCCGCTGCCGATCTGGCGCTGCGCCGAGGGCCACGTGACCTGTGTGGGCTCGCTGGCCGAGCTCGGCGCGCTGGCCGGGCGCGACCTGGCCGGGCTCGACCCGCACCGGCCGTTCATCGACGAGGTCTCCTTCGCCTGCCCCGCCGGCGACGGGACCTGCGGCGCGCACGCGCAGCGGGTGCCCGAGGTGATCGACTGCTGGTACGACGCCGGCTCGATGCCGTTCGCGCAGCTGGGCTACCCGCACCTGCCCGGCTCGGAGCAGGAGCTGGCCGAGGCCTACCCGGCCGACTTCATCTGCGAGGCGATCGACCAGACCCGCGGCTGGTTCTACACCCTGATGGCGATCGGCACGCTGGTGTTCGATCAGTCCTCGTACAAGAACGTGCTCTGCCTGGGCCACATCATGGCCGAGGACGGGCGCAAGATGTCCAAGCACCTGGGCAACATCCTCGAGCCGATCCCGCTGATGGACCGGCACGGGGCCGACCCGCTGCGCTGGTTCATGCTGGCCGGCGGCTCGCCCTGGTCGGCCCGGCGGGTGGGCGACGGCACCATCCAGGAGGTGGTCCGCAAGACCCTGCTGACCTACTGGAACACGGTCGCCTTCCACGTGCTCTACGCCCGTACCGGCGGCTGGACCCCGTCCGCGGCCGACCCGGCCCCGGCCGAGCGCCCGGTGCTCGACCGCTGGGTGCTCTCCGAGCTCAACCGGCTGGTGCGGGACGTGGACGCGGCGCTGGAGAACTTCGACACCCAGCAGACCGGCAAGCTGCTGGCCGCCTACGTGGACGACCTGTCGAACTGGTACGTGCGCCGGTCGCGGCGGCGGTTCTGGGACGCGGACCCGGCCGCGCTGGCCACCCTGCACACGGTGCTCGAGACGGTCACCCGGCTGATGGCGCCGCTGGTGCCGTTCATCACCGAGCGGGTCTGGCAGGACGTGGTGCGCCCGGTGACGCCGGACGCGCCCGAGTCGGTGCACCTCTCGTCCTGGCCGGAGGCGGACGAGGCGGCGATCGACGACGAGCTCGGCGTGCAGATGGCGCTGGTGCGCCGGCTGGTGGAGCTGGGCCGGGCCACCCGCGCCGAGTCCGGGGTCAAGACCCGTCAGCCGCTCGGCCGGGCCCTGGTCGGCGCGAACGGCTGGGCCGGGCTGTCGGCCGAGCTGCGGGCGCAGGTGGCCGAGGAGCTGAACGTGGAGGGCACCGAGGCGCTGAGCGCGGCCGCGGGCGACCTGCTGCAGTACTCGGCGAAGGGCAACTTCCGGGCGCTGGGCAAGCGGTTCGGCAAGCGCACGCCGCTGGTGGCCGACGCCATCGCGGCCGCCGACGCCGCGGACCTCGCCGCCCGGCTGCGGGCCGAGGGCCGGGCCGCGCTGGCGGTCGAGGGCGAGCAGGTCGAGGTCGAGGCCGAAGAGGTGATCGTGACCGAGACGCCGAAGGAGGGCTGGGCGGTGGCGACCGCCGGCGGCGAGACCGTGGCGCTGGATCTGACGATCACGCCGGAGCTGCGGCTGGCCGGCCTGGCCCGCGACGCGGTCCGGCTGATCCAGGAGGCGCGCAAGACCAGCGGCCTGGACGTCTCGGACCGGATCCGGCTGGTCTGGCACGCCGCGGACGAGACCGCCGAGGCGCTCACCGTGCACGAGGCGGCGATCGCGCAGGAGGTCCTCGCGGTGGAGTTCACCCGCGGCGAGGCTCCGGTGCAAGCCGCGTTCGCCGACGCGGATCTGGGCCTGAGCTTCTCCGTGGCGAAGGCCTGA
- a CDS encoding DUF167 domain-containing protein, giving the protein MRLGIRVKPGAARTRAGGSYGDAGALVVAVTERAVDGKATAAALAALARALGVPRAAVTLVSGATSRDKVVRVEHPPADLADRIRALRD; this is encoded by the coding sequence GTGCGCCTGGGTATCCGGGTGAAGCCGGGGGCGGCGCGCACCAGAGCGGGAGGGTCGTACGGAGACGCGGGGGCGCTCGTCGTCGCGGTGACGGAGCGCGCGGTGGACGGGAAGGCTACCGCCGCCGCGTTGGCCGCCCTGGCCCGGGCGCTCGGCGTGCCGCGGGCGGCGGTGACGCTGGTCAGCGGCGCCACGAGCAGGGACAAGGTGGTGCGGGTGGAGCATCCGCCGGCCGATCTCGCCGACCGGATCCGGGCCCTGCGCGACTGA
- a CDS encoding TraR/DksA family transcriptional regulator, whose protein sequence is MSTTARTTAAASAAPSPTTKKAPAAKSAARPATKAPAARAPRTPARTTAKPRGGTEALPVRAGEDPWTAEEIGEVEQDLRAEVDRLRADVASADRALEDLLRDAGTGAGDDQADTSAKNFEREHEMSILSHAREMLVQSERALGRIAGGTYGVCESCGEGVGKARLQVFPRATLCKDCKEKQERR, encoded by the coding sequence GTGAGCACCACCGCGCGTACCACCGCCGCAGCCTCGGCGGCGCCGTCGCCCACCACCAAGAAGGCGCCGGCCGCCAAGTCCGCCGCGCGTCCGGCGACCAAGGCGCCCGCCGCCCGCGCCCCGCGCACCCCCGCTCGCACCACCGCCAAGCCCCGCGGCGGAACCGAGGCCCTGCCGGTACGCGCCGGCGAGGACCCGTGGACCGCCGAGGAGATCGGCGAGGTCGAGCAGGACCTGCGCGCGGAGGTCGACCGCCTGCGCGCGGACGTGGCCTCGGCCGACCGCGCCCTGGAGGACCTGCTGCGCGACGCCGGCACCGGCGCCGGCGACGACCAGGCCGACACCAGCGCGAAGAACTTCGAGCGCGAGCACGAGATGTCCATCCTCAGCCACGCGCGGGAGATGCTCGTGCAATCGGAGCGGGCGCTCGGGCGCATCGCCGGCGGGACCTACGGAGTGTGCGAGTCCTGCGGCGAGGGCGTCGGCAAGGCGCGGCTGCAGGTCTTCCCGCGGGCCACGCTGTGCAAGGACTGCAAGGAGAAGCAGGAAAGGCGCTGA
- the lspA gene encoding signal peptidase II has translation MDNARGGQDQALESDLRPPTGPEPLAARRRVGILFAVAALVYVLDVVTKLLVVSRLTLGQPVHVIGSLLQLTYTRNSGAAFSIGWSYTAIFSLIAIGVVFVILRLARNLYSGPWAVALGLLLGGAAGNLTDRIARAPGPFRGWVVDFVQLPHFAIFNLADAAITCGGVLMVLLAFRGLHPDGTDERAAAERAAAEAEAQTGSEAPAEASESGESDESAEREHEHR, from the coding sequence GTGGACAATGCACGGGGCGGCCAGGACCAGGCCCTCGAATCCGACCTCCGCCCGCCGACCGGGCCCGAGCCCCTCGCCGCCCGGCGGCGCGTGGGCATCCTGTTCGCGGTCGCGGCGCTGGTGTACGTCTTGGACGTGGTGACCAAGCTGCTCGTGGTCTCCCGCCTCACCCTGGGCCAGCCGGTGCACGTCATCGGGTCGCTGCTGCAGCTGACCTACACCCGCAACTCCGGCGCGGCCTTCTCCATCGGGTGGAGCTACACCGCGATCTTCTCGCTCATCGCGATCGGCGTGGTGTTCGTCATCCTGCGCCTGGCCCGCAACCTCTACAGCGGGCCGTGGGCTGTGGCCCTCGGGCTGCTGCTCGGCGGCGCGGCCGGCAACCTCACCGACCGGATCGCGCGGGCGCCCGGGCCGTTCCGCGGCTGGGTGGTGGACTTCGTCCAGCTGCCGCACTTCGCCATCTTCAACCTGGCCGACGCCGCGATCACCTGCGGCGGCGTGCTGATGGTGCTGCTCGCCTTCCGCGGCCTGCACCCGGACGGCACCGACGAGCGTGCCGCGGCGGAGCGCGCCGCCGCCGAGGCCGAGGCGCAGACCGGGTCCGAGGCGCCGGCCGAGGCGTCGGAGTCCGGCGAGAGCGACGAGAGCGCCGAGCGGGAGCACGAGCACCGCTGA
- a CDS encoding RluA family pseudouridine synthase, with the protein MNSTARSLPIPDGLHGERVDAALARMFGLSRTKAAELAEQGLVSIDFKPAAKSDRVRGGAWLEIELPPPPGAEDAGPAVVAEPVPGMRIVHDDDDIVVVDKPVGVAAHPSPGWLGPTVVGGLAAAGYRISTSGAAERQGVVHRLDVGTSGLMVVAKSEHAYSVLKDAFRERTVDKRYNALVQGYPDPMSGTVDAPIGRHPKADYKWAVTADGKDSVTHYDTIEAFRRATLLDIKLETGRTHQIRVHMSALHHPCVGDLTYGADPKLAQRLGLSRQWLHAARLAFAHPATGERVEFTSPYPQDLQHALDLIAAES; encoded by the coding sequence ATGAACTCCACCGCCCGCTCCCTGCCCATCCCCGACGGCCTGCACGGCGAACGGGTGGACGCCGCGTTGGCCCGCATGTTCGGGCTCTCCCGGACCAAGGCGGCGGAGCTGGCCGAGCAGGGCCTGGTCTCGATCGACTTCAAGCCGGCCGCCAAGTCGGACCGGGTCCGCGGCGGCGCCTGGCTCGAGATCGAGCTGCCCCCGCCACCCGGCGCCGAGGACGCGGGCCCGGCCGTGGTGGCCGAGCCGGTGCCCGGCATGCGCATCGTGCACGACGACGACGACATCGTGGTGGTGGACAAGCCGGTCGGCGTCGCGGCGCACCCGAGCCCGGGCTGGCTCGGCCCCACCGTGGTCGGCGGCCTGGCCGCGGCCGGCTACCGCATCTCCACCTCCGGCGCGGCCGAGCGCCAGGGCGTCGTGCACCGGCTGGACGTCGGCACCTCCGGGCTGATGGTCGTGGCCAAGTCGGAGCACGCCTACTCGGTGCTCAAGGACGCCTTCCGCGAACGCACTGTGGACAAGCGCTACAACGCGCTGGTGCAGGGCTACCCGGACCCGATGAGCGGCACCGTGGACGCGCCGATCGGCCGCCACCCGAAGGCGGACTACAAGTGGGCGGTCACCGCCGACGGCAAGGACTCGGTGACGCACTACGACACCATCGAGGCCTTCCGCCGGGCCACGCTGCTCGACATCAAGCTCGAGACCGGGCGCACCCACCAGATCCGGGTGCACATGTCCGCGCTGCACCACCCGTGCGTCGGCGACCTGACCTACGGCGCGGACCCGAAACTGGCCCAGCGACTCGGGCTCTCCCGGCAGTGGCTGCACGCGGCCCGCCTCGCCTTCGCCCACCCGGCCACCGGCGAGCGGGTCGAGTTCACCTCGCCCTATCCGCAGGACCTCCAGCACGCCCTCGACCTGATCGCCGCAGAAAGCTGA
- a CDS encoding NADP-dependent oxidoreductase, with protein MSVTTGREIHLVRRPVGEPVPEDFATLEAPVAPPAAGQVLVRNDWLSVDPYMRGRMNDVKSYVPAFALGQAMEGAAVGTVIESADEAVPVGATVLHMAGWREYATLPAAAVRVVDPELAPAQAYLGVLGTTGLTAYAGLVEVAPVKEGDVVFVSGAAGAVGSVAGQIAKRLGAARVIGSAGGPDKTARLTSEFGYDAAVDYRRGELEQQLKQAAPEGIDVYFDNVGGDHLRAAIARLRVGGRVALCGAISQYNAAEPVPGPDNLALAIGKRLTLRGFIVTDHMHLAKQWIPQAARWLREGELRTEETVVEGIESSVEAFLGLLRGANTGKMLIRLP; from the coding sequence ATGTCCGTCACCACCGGCCGTGAGATCCACCTCGTCCGCCGACCCGTGGGCGAGCCCGTCCCCGAGGACTTCGCCACCCTGGAGGCGCCGGTCGCCCCGCCCGCCGCGGGGCAGGTGCTCGTGCGCAACGACTGGCTTTCGGTGGACCCGTACATGCGGGGCCGGATGAACGACGTCAAGTCCTACGTGCCGGCCTTCGCGCTCGGCCAGGCGATGGAGGGCGCCGCCGTCGGGACCGTGATCGAGTCGGCCGACGAGGCGGTCCCGGTCGGCGCGACCGTGCTGCACATGGCCGGCTGGCGCGAGTACGCCACGCTCCCGGCAGCGGCCGTGCGCGTCGTCGACCCCGAGCTCGCCCCGGCCCAGGCCTACCTCGGCGTGCTCGGCACGACCGGGCTGACCGCGTACGCCGGGCTGGTGGAGGTCGCCCCGGTCAAGGAGGGCGACGTGGTCTTCGTCTCCGGCGCGGCCGGAGCGGTCGGCTCGGTGGCCGGGCAGATCGCCAAGCGGCTCGGCGCGGCCCGGGTGATCGGCTCGGCCGGCGGACCGGACAAGACGGCCCGGCTGACCTCCGAGTTCGGCTACGACGCCGCCGTCGACTACCGCCGCGGCGAGCTCGAGCAACAGCTCAAGCAGGCCGCGCCGGAAGGCATCGACGTCTACTTCGACAACGTCGGGGGCGATCATCTGCGCGCCGCCATCGCCCGGCTGCGGGTGGGCGGACGCGTCGCGCTGTGCGGCGCGATCTCCCAGTACAACGCCGCCGAGCCGGTGCCCGGCCCGGACAACCTGGCCCTGGCCATCGGCAAGCGGCTGACCCTGCGCGGGTTCATCGTGACCGACCACATGCACCTGGCCAAGCAGTGGATCCCCCAGGCGGCGCGGTGGCTGCGCGAGGGCGAGCTGCGTACCGAGGAGACCGTGGTGGAGGGGATCGAGAGCTCCGTCGAGGCCTTCCTCGGCCTGCTGCGCGGCGCCAACACCGGCAAGATGCTGATTCGTCTGCCCTAG